The Bacillota bacterium genome includes a region encoding these proteins:
- the rfbB gene encoding dTDP-glucose 4,6-dehydratase yields MRRVLVTGGAGFIGSHFCRYLLTKHPDYRVTVLDALTYAGNLSNIADLMSSPNFAFYHGDVRDAVVVRNLVRNHEWIVNFAAETHVDRSILNPGSFLQTDVYGVYVLLEACREFGGKRFLQVSTDEVYGEVLEGFASEDAPMRPRSPYSASKAAADLLAQAYYHTYGIDVVVTRGSNTYGPNQYPEKMMPLFITNALEDRPLPLYGDGSQVRDWIYVEDHCAGIDVVLHHGRAGEAYNIGAGNLLKNRLVAEKIVEILGKPQSLIQQVADRPGHDRRYAVDTAKLRALGWSPRWDFDKGLRHTIDWYRTHRDWWQEIKQKKEYQQFATQWYAQRGGESPAQE; encoded by the coding sequence GGGTGGCGCGGGCTTTATCGGCAGTCATTTCTGCCGCTATCTCCTCACGAAACATCCGGACTATCGGGTGACGGTGCTGGATGCGCTCACCTATGCGGGCAACCTGTCCAACATCGCCGACCTGATGAGCAGTCCGAACTTCGCGTTCTATCACGGCGATGTGCGCGACGCAGTGGTTGTGCGCAATCTGGTGCGCAATCACGAGTGGATAGTCAACTTTGCCGCGGAGACTCACGTCGACCGCTCCATCCTGAACCCAGGCAGCTTCCTGCAGACGGATGTGTATGGCGTATATGTGCTGCTGGAGGCATGCCGCGAGTTCGGGGGCAAGCGGTTCCTGCAGGTATCGACGGACGAGGTGTACGGCGAGGTGCTGGAGGGTTTCGCCAGTGAGGATGCACCCATGCGCCCCCGCAGTCCATATTCCGCCAGCAAGGCGGCGGCAGACCTGCTCGCTCAGGCATATTACCACACGTACGGAATAGACGTGGTGGTCACGCGGGGTTCTAACACCTACGGACCCAACCAGTATCCGGAGAAGATGATGCCGCTGTTCATCACCAACGCGCTGGAAGACCGTCCCCTGCCGCTGTATGGCGACGGCTCTCAAGTGCGCGACTGGATTTATGTCGAGGACCACTGCGCGGGAATCGATGTGGTGCTGCATCACGGCAGGGCGGGTGAGGCGTATAATATCGGCGCGGGCAACCTGTTGAAAAACCGCTTGGTTGCCGAAAAGATAGTAGAGATACTGGGCAAGCCACAGTCGCTCATCCAGCAGGTCGCGGACCGTCCGGGGCACGACCGGCGTTATGCGGTGGATACGGCGAAGCTGCGTGCGCTGGGGTGGTCGCCACGCTGGGACTTTGACAAGGGCTTGCGTCATACGATTGATTGGTACCGCACGCACCGCGACTGGTGGCAGGAAATCAAGCAGAAAAAGGAGTATCAGCAGTTTGCCACGCAGTGGTACGCGCAGCGTGGGGGAGAAAGTCCCGCGCAGGAATGA